Proteins from one Porites lutea chromosome 3, jaPorLute2.1, whole genome shotgun sequence genomic window:
- the LOC140931419 gene encoding actin nucleation-promoting factor WAS-like — protein MSGPKSDSFNRPSSCLKQYENDEIFSMIGRRCTTLATSVAQLYVAPPESRNRWKKKLTGVICFVKDNGKRSYFLRMYSLVTKTLEWEQELYNQFKYVSPRPYFHTFAGDTYNAGLNFANIEEAHNFFNEIQKKLKAKEQRRQDRRKDTSRNKQQPPPPALGGNVDINKRASLQNNDNFSNMSHSPSQTSLSSLDAPSMQRKKSKERKENKSSSGNNKKGAKRKLTKDDIGKPENFKHVGHIGWDPQGGFDIDNVQMDDNWKKLFDLVGVTDEQKQTKETMEFIYDFVEKRGGIENVTREIEMEKIRGPPTLPSRDLAPPAPSRGQSRGPPPPPPPSRGAPPPPPARVGGAPPPPPPSRGGPPPPPPSRGAMPPPPPPMSRAPPPPPAGVPPPPAPPPPPPVGGMPPPPPPMGRGGPPPPPPVGGGRGSLLDQIHQGASLKKVTPNERRSSSSDGRSGLLSDIRTGVQLKKVSEADGNSKPKPPAGADGGGILGALQMALENIKKDTHSSDSESGESGSEFEDDEDEWMD, from the exons ATGTCAGGACCAAAATCTGATAGCTTCAATAGGCCATCGTCCTGTCTAAAACAGTACGAAAATGATGAGATTTTTAGTATGATAGGTCGTCGCTGTACG ACTTTAGCTACATCCGTAGCTCAGCTTTACGTTGCTCCACCTGAATCTCGAAAcagatggaaaaagaaattaacaggAGTCATTTGCTTTGTAAAGGACAATGGAAAGCGTTCGTACTTCCTTCGCATGTACAGCCTTGTG ACAAAGACTCTGGAGTGGGAGCAAGAGTTGTACAATCAGTTTAAATACGTTTCTCCAAGGCCTTACTTTCACACCTTTGCAGGCGAC acttataatGCTGGCCTTAATTTTGCAAATATTGAAGAAGCCCATAACTTTTTCAATGAGATACAAAAGAAGCTGAAGGCAAAAGAACAGAGACGGCAAG ATAGAAGAAAGGACACTTCAAGGAACAAACAGCAACCACCCCCTCCAGCCCTAGGAGGAAATGTGGACATAAACAAAAGAGCTTCTTTACAGAACAATG ATAATTTTAGCAACATGAGCCACTCGCCATCTCAGACAAGTCTTTCATCATTGGATGCTCCAtcaatgcaaagaaaaaaaagtaaggaACGTAAAGAGAATAAGTCCAGCTCTGGTAATAACAAGAAAGGTGCAAAGAGAAAGCTCACCAAAGATGACATTGGAAAACCTGAGAACTTTAA gCATGTTGGACACATTGGTTGGGATCCTCAAGGTGGATTTGAT ATTGACAATGTGCAAATGGATGACAACTGGAAAAAACTCTTTGATTTGGTTGGTGTGACTGATGAACAGAAGCAAACAAAGGAAACCATGGAGTTCATTTATGACTTTGTGGAGAAAAGGGGTGGAATTGAAAATGTTACACGGGAAATAGAGATGGAGAAAATCAGGGGCCCTCCAACATTGCCTTCTAGAGATTTAG CACCTCCAGCCCCTTCCAGAGGCCAATCCCGAGGACCTccacctcccccacccccctcacgAGGGGCCCCACCACCACCTCCAGCCAGGGTAGGAGGAGCTCCACCACCACCTCCCCCATCTCGTGGTGGccctccacctcctcctcccTCAAGAGGAGCCATGccacctcctccccctcccATGTCTAGAgcacctcctcctcctccagcTGGTGTACCCCCTccaccagcccctccccctcccccaccagtTGGTGGAATGCCTCCACCGCCACCACCCATGGGCCGAGGTggtcccccaccccctcctcctgtTGGTGGTGGTCGAGGGAGTCTACTGGACCAGATTCATCAAGGAGCCTCACTTAAGAAGGTAACACCTAATGAAAGGAGGAGTAGCAGCTCTGATGGAAGGAGTGGCTTGCTTAGTGATATCAGAACTGGTGTACAACTCAAGAAG GTATCAGAAGCGGATGGTAATTCAAAGCCTAAGCCTCCTGCCGGTGCTGATGGTGGGGGTATATTAGGTGCTCTTCAAATGGCATTGGAAAATATCAAGAAAGACACTCACTCCTCAG ATAGTGAAAGTGGTGAAAGTGGCTCTGAATTTGAGGATGATGAAGATGAATGGATGGACTAA
- the LOC140929892 gene encoding chloride intracellular channel protein 4-like → MALKLVVKGSNDHKKALSQLGDCPTSQRFVMVLGLKGIPFQIEYVDLNKNAKYKKLPVLEPGDREPIDNYEAIEDYIENNFPEPDLKIAEYSKADKAGQDLYSKFAKFMRNSNPKLDAKLRGDLNRELLKLNEFLENESPGAYLDGEKLKLPDCNLLPKLMHVKEAGELKGFTISQEYGGVLEYLKQATRQKVFRDTFTDQVKEGIKSGWWKKMGN, encoded by the exons ATGGCGTTGAAACTGGTTGTTAAG ggGTCCAACGATCATAAGAAAGCACTCAGCCAGCTCGGCGACTGTCCAACCAGTCAGCGATTTGTGATGGTATTAGGTCTAAAGGGAATCCCATTCCAGATAGAATACGTGGATCTCAATAAAAATGCCAAGTATAAAAAACTACCTGTCCTTGAACCCGGCGATAGAGAGCCGATAGATAACTACGAGGCGATTGAGGATTACATAGAGAATAACTTTCCAGAACCAGATCTAAAGATTGCAGAATACTCTAAGGCCGACAAAGCTGGACAAGATCTATACTCAAAATTTGCGAAATTTATGCGTAACAGCAACCCTAAACTCGACGCTAAGCTTCGTGGTGATCTAAACAGGGAATTGCTTAAGCTCAACGAGTTTCTGGAAAATGAGAGCCCGGGAGCTTACTTGGATGGCGAAAAACTGAAGCTCCCTGACTGTAACTTGCTGCCAAAGTTGATGCATGTGAAGGAAGCTGGAGAACTAAAAGGGTTTACAATATCTCAAGAATATGGAGGTGTACTAGAATATCTAAAACAAGCTACAAGGCAAAAAGTTTTCCGCGATACTTTCACTGACCAAGTGAAAGAAGGCATTAAATCGGGCTGGTGGAAGAAAATGGGAAATTAA
- the LOC140929893 gene encoding BTB/POZ domain-containing protein 6-like, which translates to MAGYTHTGQYGEGTWQTEKKNITERSRFMFNNELMSDVHFIVGKSEKLRIPAHKFVMAISSPVFYAMFYGRMAEKENEIKIGDCEVGSFLELLRYIYYDEANIDPTNVFGILYLAKKYILPFLAEKCVHFLEENIDYQNAFTLLAQARYFCEPKLEEKCWEIIDRETARVLSSDSFTEIDHETLLAVLTRDTLTVLEADLFKAIKRWAEAECNRKILPPTPENKRGVLLSALNFIRFPVMTLREFSEDAAQSGILTSEETINIFLYFGSKNESKVNSFLTHPRQGAHRVYRCRRFPSYGQDWLCEGTNVDSIKFTVDRDLTVLGVGLYGVSNVEDSSRSFSVDVELLDSHNDVMCTYEGTFFADANKHVNDILFDEPVVVRCQQPYVIRVLLKGPSTLGGTDGMRDVIAEGIRFRFDVDEASFNGTTTADGQIPDIIFKI; encoded by the coding sequence ATGGCGGGATATACTCACACTGGTCAATACGGGGAGGGAACGTGgcaaacagaaaagaaaaatattacagAAAGAAGTCGATTTATGTTTAACAACGAACTGATGAGTGACGTCCATTTTATCGTTGGCAAGTCGGAGAAATTGAGGATTCCAGCTCATAAATTCGTTATGGCAATCAGCAGCCCTGTCTTCTATGCCATGTTTTATGGGAGAATGGCTGAAAAGGAAAACGAAATTAAAATCGGTGACTGTGAAGTTGGCAGCTTTCTAGAACTCCTGAGATACATTTACTACGACGAAGCAAACATTGATCCAACGAACGTGTTTGGCATTTTGTACTTGGCAAAGAAATACATCCTCCCATTTTTGGCTGAGAAGTGTGTGCATTTCCTCGAAGAAAACATTGATTATCAAAATGCCTTCACCCTCCTAGCTCAAGCGCGCTACTTTTGTGAGCCGAAACTAGAGGAAAAGTGCTGGGAAATTATCGACAGAGAAACGGCGAGAGTGTTGTCTTCAGATTCCTTCACGGAAATCGATCATGAAACCTTACTTGCAGTACTAACACGTGACACCTTGACGGTTCTTGAAGCAGACCTCTTCAAAGCCATTAAACGCTGGGCGGAGGCCGAATGCAACCGGAAAATCCTTCCGCCAacaccagaaaacaaaagaggtGTTCTCTTGAGCGCTCTTAATTTTATTCGGTTCCCAGTCATGACTCTGAGAGAATTTTCAGAGGATGCCGCGCAGTCGGGAATTCTTACTTCGGAGGAaactataaatatatttttgtattttgggtCTAAAAACGAATCCAAAGTTAACAGCTTCCTGACCCACCCCCGGCAAGGCGCCCATAGGGTGTATCGCTGTAGAAGGTTCCCCAGTTATGGACAAGATTGGCTGTGTGAGGGAACAAACGTTGATAGTATCAAGTTCACAGTTGATCGAGATCTTACTGTTTTAGGAGTTGGACTTTATGGAGTAAGTAACGTAGAGGACAGTTCAAGATCGTTTAGTGTGGATGTAGAGTTGTTGGACTCACATAATGACGTTATGTGCACTTATGAAGGAACTTTCTTTGCTGATGCAAATAAACATGTGAATGACATCTTATTTGACGAACCTGTTGTAGTAAGATGTCAGCAGCCGTACGTCATTCGCGTCCTTCTAAAAGGACCCTCCACGCTGGGGGGTACTGACGGAATGAGAGATGTCATAGCAGAGGGTATTAGGTTTAGATTCGACGTAGATGAAGCCAGCTTCAACGGAACAACAACGGCTGATGGACAAATTCCagacattatttttaaaatttag